One genomic window of Moorella glycerini includes the following:
- a CDS encoding substrate-binding domain-containing protein, with protein MTACGGGGGEKEKGKASEAGKPIKIGVVTSLTGALETYGKMTINGLELGLDYLTQGKREVAGRPIKIVVEDTTTKPDVAKQKALKLLEEEKVDILVGSASSADALAILPLAQEYKRVMIVEPAVADSITGAQWNRYIFRTGRNSTQDALAAAAAIASAKPGASVAILAQDYSFGRDGATAFVKAAGEKGLKTSIQEFVPMNATDFTVHIQRIINASPDYLYVIWAGTANTPWKQIMDMKVADKGIKLITQTPEIAVMKAMKGLEGQEGFSIYYYGLPKNKLNDWLVEEHKKRFNGQPPDLFTCGGFAVAAAILQAVEKTGGDTGADKLIAAMEGMSFETPKGAMTFRKEDHQALQSFYHIKFEQKEGFDYPVPTLIREIKPDETVPPITNKRY; from the coding sequence ATGACCGCCTGTGGCGGTGGTGGTGGGGAAAAGGAAAAAGGGAAAGCAAGTGAGGCGGGGAAACCGATCAAAATCGGAGTAGTTACATCCCTTACCGGCGCGCTGGAGACTTATGGCAAGATGACCATCAATGGCCTGGAACTCGGGCTGGACTACCTTACCCAGGGCAAACGAGAAGTGGCCGGCCGGCCCATCAAGATAGTGGTCGAGGACACTACTACCAAGCCTGACGTAGCCAAACAAAAAGCCTTGAAGCTTTTAGAAGAAGAGAAAGTTGACATCCTGGTGGGGAGCGCCAGCTCTGCCGACGCCCTGGCCATCCTCCCCCTGGCCCAGGAGTACAAAAGGGTAATGATTGTGGAGCCGGCGGTGGCGGATAGCATTACCGGGGCCCAGTGGAACAGGTACATCTTCCGGACGGGGAGGAACTCCACCCAGGATGCCCTGGCCGCGGCGGCTGCCATTGCCAGCGCGAAACCGGGAGCGAGCGTTGCTATCCTGGCCCAGGATTACTCCTTTGGTCGCGATGGTGCTACCGCCTTTGTGAAAGCAGCGGGAGAGAAAGGCCTCAAGACCTCCATCCAGGAATTTGTCCCCATGAACGCCACGGACTTTACCGTCCACATCCAGCGGATTATTAATGCCAGCCCCGACTATCTTTATGTTATCTGGGCCGGGACTGCCAATACGCCCTGGAAACAGATTATGGATATGAAGGTAGCGGATAAAGGCATTAAGCTCATCACCCAGACACCGGAGATTGCCGTCATGAAGGCCATGAAGGGCCTGGAAGGGCAGGAAGGCTTCTCTATCTATTACTACGGCCTGCCGAAAAACAAGCTCAATGACTGGCTGGTGGAAGAACATAAAAAACGCTTTAATGGGCAGCCCCCTGATCTCTTTACCTGCGGTGGCTTTGCCGTAGCAGCGGCTATCCTGCAGGCCGTGGAAAAAACCGGTGGCGATACCGGCGCCGATAAGCTCATCGCAGCAATGGAAGGCATGAGCTTTGAAACACCCAAGGGTGCCATGACCTTCCGCAAAGAGGATCACCAGGCCCTGCAGAGCTTCTATCATATTAAATTTGAGCAAAAGGAAGGCTTTGATTACCCGGTACCGACTCTGATCCGGGAAATAAAGCCGGATGAAACCGTGCCTCCAATTACAAACAAGCGTTACTAA
- a CDS encoding substrate-binding domain-containing protein produces MGLTEDTTTKPDVAKQKALKLLEEEKVDILVGSASSADALAILPLAQEYQRIMVVEPAVADSITGTQWNKYIFRTARNSSQDALAVAAAIAGAKPGASVAILAQDYSFGREGAAAFVKAGEQKGLKVILQEFAPMNATDFTANIQRIINAKPDYLFVIWAGSANTPWKQITDMRVPEKGIKIITGTPEIAAMKAMMNLVGQEGYSVYYYGLPKNKANDWLVQEHKKRFNGQPPDLFTPGGFAAAVAIVQALEKTGGDTNAEKLIEVMEGMSFETPKGPMTFRKEDHQALQTLYHIKFEQKEGFDYPVPNLIREIKPEETVPSIMNKR; encoded by the coding sequence TTGGGATTAACTGAGGACACTACCACCAAGCCTGATGTAGCTAAGCAAAAAGCCTTGAAGCTGCTGGAAGAGGAAAAAGTGGATATCCTGGTGGGCAGCGCCAGTTCCGCCGATGCCCTGGCCATCCTGCCCTTGGCCCAGGAGTATCAGCGCATTATGGTGGTCGAGCCGGCAGTGGCCGACAGCATTACCGGCACCCAGTGGAATAAATACATCTTCCGGACGGCTCGCAACTCTTCCCAGGATGCCCTGGCCGTGGCGGCAGCAATTGCCGGAGCCAAACCCGGCGCCTCGGTAGCCATCCTGGCCCAGGATTATTCTTTCGGTCGCGAGGGTGCCGCCGCCTTCGTAAAAGCCGGGGAACAGAAAGGCCTGAAGGTAATTCTCCAGGAATTCGCCCCTATGAACGCCACCGACTTTACGGCCAACATCCAGCGCATTATCAATGCTAAACCCGATTATCTATTTGTCATCTGGGCCGGTAGCGCCAATACTCCCTGGAAACAGATCACGGATATGAGGGTGCCGGAAAAGGGTATCAAGATCATAACGGGCACGCCGGAGATCGCTGCCATGAAAGCCATGATGAACCTGGTGGGGCAGGAGGGTTATTCCGTATACTATTACGGCCTGCCCAAAAACAAAGCCAATGACTGGCTGGTTCAGGAGCACAAAAAACGCTTTAACGGGCAGCCCCCCGACCTCTTTACCCCTGGCGGCTTTGCGGCTGCCGTGGCCATAGTTCAGGCCCTGGAGAAAACCGGCGGTGATACCAACGCCGAGAAGCTTATCGAGGTTATGGAAGGCATGAGTTTTGAGACCCCCAAGGGTCCTATGACCTTCCGTAAAGAGGACCATCAGGCCCTGCAGACGCTCTACCATATTAAATTCGAGCAGAAGGAAGGCTTTGATTACCCGGTACCGAATCTGATCCGGGAAATAAAGCCGGAGGAAACCGTGCCGTCTATTATGAACAAGCGTTAA
- a CDS encoding IS1634 family transposase has translation MYIRTISRKNKDGSVVRYIQLAHNVWDPQAGYPKAKVLFNFGREEDVDREALVRLVKSITRFLGPEEVLRTQGELNGSTPLKFVSSRPMGGAWVLNELWNRLGISDVLVRLLAKRKFQNPVERAIFAMVANRALHPASKLKTEDWVSHDVFIPGLPEVPVQHLYRAMDFLLEAAEEIQKDIFFAVAHLFNLEVDLLYFDTTSTYFEVEEEDNPEDHKQHLRRKGNSKDHRPDLPQAVIGLAVTREGLPVRCWVWPGNTADMAVIEQVKKDLVGWQLGRVITVVDRGFASEDNLRYLQRAGGHYIAGEKMRSGKETVEEALTRPGRYKTVKDNLEVKEVIVGDGEKRVRYILVRNPKEAEKDRLEREKILTRLKEELKAIGDLKGEPHTKACCQLIAHPTYGRYLKTDKKGQPYIDMAKVKAEEKLDGKYLLRTSDDTLSPEDVALGYKQLLEVEDAFRTMKQSLELRPIYHRLSDRIHAHVLLCWLGLLLIRVAETKVQDSWRNIRQTLERMHLGEFVGPEGRILQRTETTPPQQHIFKTLGIKEPPQIIAVETKARKGP, from the coding sequence ATGTACATAAGAACTATTTCCCGCAAAAACAAGGACGGCTCTGTTGTCCGTTATATCCAGCTTGCCCACAACGTCTGGGACCCCCAAGCCGGCTATCCGAAAGCCAAAGTACTATTCAACTTCGGCCGCGAAGAGGATGTAGACCGGGAAGCCCTGGTCCGCCTGGTAAAGAGTATTACGCGTTTTTTGGGACCGGAAGAGGTTTTGCGCACCCAAGGAGAGTTAAACGGCAGCACTCCCCTGAAATTTGTCTCCAGCCGGCCTATGGGCGGCGCCTGGGTATTAAACGAACTGTGGAACCGGCTGGGTATTAGCGACGTTTTAGTCAGGTTGCTGGCCAAACGTAAGTTCCAGAATCCGGTCGAACGGGCCATCTTCGCCATGGTAGCCAACCGGGCTTTGCACCCGGCCAGTAAACTTAAGACCGAGGATTGGGTCAGCCACGACGTTTTCATTCCCGGCCTCCCGGAGGTACCGGTGCAACACCTTTACCGGGCCATGGACTTCTTACTGGAGGCTGCGGAAGAGATACAAAAGGATATCTTCTTCGCCGTGGCCCACCTCTTTAACCTGGAAGTAGATCTCCTGTACTTCGATACCACCTCCACCTACTTTGAAGTGGAAGAGGAGGATAATCCGGAGGACCATAAGCAGCACCTTCGGCGTAAAGGCAACTCCAAGGACCACCGGCCGGATTTACCGCAGGCTGTAATCGGCCTGGCGGTCACCAGGGAAGGCCTCCCAGTACGCTGCTGGGTCTGGCCCGGGAACACCGCCGATATGGCGGTAATCGAGCAAGTCAAAAAGGACCTGGTGGGCTGGCAACTGGGCCGGGTCATCACCGTTGTCGACCGCGGCTTTGCTTCGGAAGATAACCTTCGCTACCTCCAGCGTGCCGGTGGCCACTATATTGCCGGCGAAAAGATGCGCAGCGGCAAAGAAACCGTAGAAGAAGCCCTGACCAGACCGGGCCGCTACAAAACCGTCAAAGATAACCTTGAAGTCAAAGAAGTTATCGTCGGCGACGGTGAAAAAAGGGTACGCTATATCCTGGTCCGCAACCCCAAAGAAGCAGAAAAAGACAGACTTGAGCGGGAGAAAATATTGACCCGCCTCAAGGAAGAACTAAAAGCCATCGGCGACCTTAAAGGCGAACCCCATACCAAAGCCTGCTGCCAGCTTATCGCCCATCCCACCTATGGCCGCTATCTCAAGACCGACAAGAAAGGGCAACCGTATATCGATATGGCCAAGGTGAAAGCCGAAGAAAAGCTGGACGGCAAATACCTGTTACGGACCTCGGACGATACTTTAAGCCCGGAAGACGTGGCCCTCGGCTACAAGCAGCTTCTCGAAGTAGAAGACGCCTTCCGTACCATGAAACAGTCCTTAGAGCTGCGGCCTATTTATCATCGCCTGAGCGACCGCATCCATGCCCATGTCCTCCTGTGCTGGCTGGGACTGCTCCTAATCCGGGTAGCTGAAACGAAAGTGCAGGATAGCTGGCGGAACATCCGCCAGACCCTGGAACGCATGCACCTGGGCGAATTTGTTGGTCCTGAGGGCAGGATACTCCAAAGGACGGAAACAACCCCGCCACAGCAGCATATCTTCAAGACCCTTGGGATAAAGGAACCGCCGCAAATAATCGCGGTCGAAACAAAGGCCAGAAAGGGTCCCTAG
- the fabG gene encoding 3-oxoacyl-ACP reductase FabG, protein MRIKDKVAIITGGARGIGKETALLFAREGAMVVIGDFDAAAGEQTLAELKSTGARALFFKVDVTDRASVQNMVDATKGEFGRIDILINNAGITADAFLTKMTEEQWDKVIAVNLKGVFNCTQAVVPIMMEQGSGVILNASSVVGVYGNVGQTNYAATKAGVIGMTKSWAKELGKKGIRVNAIAPGFIITDMTAKVPEKVLELMQSRTPLGRLGVPKDVAAAYLFLASDEASYINGQVLGVDGGLMI, encoded by the coding sequence ATGCGTATAAAGGATAAAGTAGCCATCATTACCGGAGGAGCCAGGGGCATCGGCAAGGAAACGGCCCTTCTTTTTGCCCGTGAAGGGGCCATGGTGGTAATTGGCGATTTTGATGCGGCGGCGGGGGAACAAACTCTCGCAGAACTCAAGTCTACAGGAGCCCGGGCTCTTTTCTTCAAGGTAGATGTCACCGACAGGGCCAGCGTACAAAACATGGTAGATGCCACAAAAGGGGAGTTCGGCCGGATCGATATTTTAATTAACAATGCCGGCATCACAGCCGACGCCTTCTTGACCAAAATGACTGAAGAACAATGGGATAAAGTCATTGCTGTTAACCTGAAAGGCGTATTCAACTGCACCCAGGCCGTGGTGCCCATTATGATGGAACAGGGTTCGGGTGTAATTCTCAACGCCTCTTCGGTAGTGGGGGTTTACGGGAATGTAGGCCAGACCAACTATGCTGCTACCAAGGCCGGGGTGATCGGCATGACGAAGTCCTGGGCCAAAGAACTTGGCAAAAAAGGGATACGCGTCAATGCCATCGCGCCGGGCTTTATCATTACCGATATGACGGCCAAAGTACCGGAAAAGGTCCTGGAACTGATGCAATCCAGGACACCATTGGGACGCCTGGGGGTACCCAAGGATGTGGCGGCGGCTTACCTGTTCCTGGCTTCTGATGAAGCGTCATATATTAACGGCCAGGTGCTGGGTGTAGACGGTGGCCTGATGATCTAG
- a CDS encoding acetyl-CoA C-acetyltransferase, giving the protein MDNVVILSAVRTAIGSFGGTLKDIPAVELGAIVIKEALHRAGIEPGQVDEVILGNVLQAGLGQNPARQAAIKAGLPVEVPAITINMVCGSGLRAINLAARLIEAGEADVIVAGGVENMSRAPYALPGARWGSRMGDDQVIDVMLKDGLWDAFYNYHMGITAENLAERYHITREEQDCFALESQRRAEKAVKEGRFRDEIVPVQVPQRKGEPVVFVQDEFPRFGTTAEALAKLKPAFKRDGTVTAGNASGINDGAAAVVLTSAWKAETLGLKPVASIRSWSTAGVDPSIMGIGPVEATRKALKRTGLTIADLDLIEANEAFAAQSLAVAKELELDLTKTNVNGGAIALGHPIGASGARILVTLVHEMQKRQSRYGLATLCVGGGMGVATIVERA; this is encoded by the coding sequence GTGGACAATGTGGTTATTCTCAGTGCAGTGCGCACGGCCATCGGCAGTTTTGGGGGAACCTTAAAGGACATTCCGGCAGTAGAATTGGGGGCCATCGTGATAAAAGAAGCCCTGCACAGAGCCGGGATAGAACCCGGCCAGGTGGATGAAGTAATCCTGGGTAATGTACTCCAGGCAGGACTGGGACAGAACCCGGCACGCCAGGCAGCCATCAAGGCCGGCCTTCCCGTGGAAGTCCCGGCTATAACGATCAATATGGTCTGCGGCTCGGGCCTGCGGGCCATCAACCTGGCCGCCCGCCTTATTGAGGCAGGGGAGGCGGATGTTATTGTGGCCGGAGGCGTAGAGAATATGTCCCGGGCACCTTACGCCCTGCCTGGAGCTCGCTGGGGTAGCCGTATGGGAGATGACCAGGTAATAGATGTGATGCTTAAAGATGGTCTCTGGGATGCTTTCTATAACTACCACATGGGCATTACTGCCGAAAACCTGGCCGAACGTTACCATATTACCCGGGAAGAGCAGGATTGTTTTGCCCTGGAGAGCCAGAGGCGGGCAGAAAAGGCTGTTAAGGAAGGGCGTTTCCGGGATGAGATTGTCCCGGTACAAGTACCCCAGCGTAAAGGAGAGCCTGTCGTGTTTGTCCAGGATGAGTTCCCCCGTTTTGGCACTACTGCGGAGGCCCTGGCCAAATTGAAACCTGCCTTCAAAAGGGATGGGACGGTTACGGCCGGTAATGCTTCGGGGATTAACGATGGAGCAGCAGCAGTGGTGCTAACTTCGGCCTGGAAAGCCGAAACCCTGGGTCTGAAGCCTGTGGCCTCTATTCGCAGCTGGAGTACGGCCGGGGTAGACCCCAGCATCATGGGCATCGGGCCGGTGGAGGCCACTCGTAAAGCGCTGAAGCGGACCGGTCTTACCATTGCCGACCTGGACCTGATCGAAGCCAACGAAGCCTTTGCTGCCCAATCCCTGGCGGTAGCTAAAGAACTGGAACTGGATTTAACTAAGACCAACGTGAACGGTGGTGCTATAGCCCTGGGGCATCCCATTGGCGCCAGCGGTGCCAGAATTTTGGTTACTTTGGTGCATGAAATGCAAAAGCGCCAGAGCCGGTATGGTCTGGCAACCCTGTGTGTGGGCGGTGGCATGGGAGTAGCTACGATTGTAGAGAGGGCCTGA
- a CDS encoding MaoC family dehydratase: protein MDQSLEFDAIQIGQKASLTKTITECDIYTFAGITGDFNPVHIDAEFARKSIFKERIAHGMLTAGLISAVLGTKLPGINTVYLKQELEFTSPVRIGDTITAQVEVLEKKPEKKIIRLKTIATNQEGKLVLKGEAVVIKPVS from the coding sequence ATGGATCAAAGCCTTGAATTCGATGCCATCCAGATCGGTCAGAAGGCCAGCCTGACCAAAACTATTACAGAATGCGACATCTATACCTTTGCCGGTATCACGGGGGATTTCAATCCGGTTCACATTGATGCCGAGTTCGCCAGGAAAAGCATCTTTAAAGAAAGAATTGCCCATGGGATGCTAACTGCCGGTCTCATCTCTGCTGTCCTGGGTACGAAACTGCCAGGCATAAATACCGTTTACCTCAAGCAGGAACTGGAGTTTACATCTCCGGTACGCATTGGCGATACCATTACTGCCCAGGTGGAAGTCCTGGAAAAGAAGCCGGAAAAGAAGATCATCCGCCTCAAGACCATCGCCACCAACCAGGAGGGAAAGCTGGTCCTCAAAGGAGAAGCCGTAGTCATAAAGCCGGTTTCGTGA
- a CDS encoding acyl-CoA dehydrogenase: MEFNLNKTQEMIRQMVREFARKEVAPGAAERDASGTFPWEIVHQMADYNLLGIPFPEEYGGAGADTLSYIIAIEELARVCAATAVIVSAHTSLGAHPIYQFGTEEQKQRFLVPLAQGKKLGAFALTEPNAGTDAGSLRATAIQEGDHYILNGNKVFITNGGVADVYIVFARTGPGKGSHGLTAFIVEKGTPGFSFGKKEDKLGIRASSTTELIFRDCPVPVENRLGEEGDGFKIAMQTLDGGRIGIAAQALGIAQACLDASIRYAREREQFGRPIGSFQAIQWMLADMATQIEAARLLTYRAAWLKDRKRPFSREAAMAKLFASETAMQQAIKAVQIHGGYGYMKDYPVERFFRDAKITEIYEGTSEVQRLVISASMLR, encoded by the coding sequence ATGGAATTCAATCTCAACAAAACGCAGGAAATGATTCGCCAGATGGTACGGGAATTTGCCCGGAAGGAAGTAGCTCCTGGAGCTGCCGAACGGGATGCCAGCGGTACCTTTCCCTGGGAAATCGTCCACCAGATGGCTGATTATAACCTGCTGGGCATCCCTTTCCCAGAAGAATACGGCGGGGCGGGGGCCGATACTTTAAGCTACATCATCGCCATCGAAGAACTGGCACGGGTTTGCGCTGCTACAGCCGTTATTGTCTCGGCCCACACTTCCCTGGGGGCCCACCCCATCTACCAGTTTGGTACCGAGGAACAGAAGCAGCGCTTTCTTGTACCCCTGGCCCAGGGAAAAAAACTGGGAGCTTTCGCGTTGACCGAACCCAATGCCGGGACCGATGCCGGTTCCCTCCGGGCTACTGCCATCCAGGAAGGAGATCATTATATCCTTAATGGCAATAAAGTTTTCATCACCAATGGCGGTGTGGCGGATGTCTATATTGTCTTTGCCAGGACTGGCCCGGGCAAGGGAAGCCACGGTTTAACGGCCTTCATAGTTGAAAAAGGTACGCCCGGCTTTTCCTTTGGAAAAAAAGAAGACAAACTCGGTATCCGCGCCTCCAGTACGACCGAACTCATTTTCCGGGATTGTCCTGTCCCTGTGGAAAACCGCCTGGGCGAAGAAGGAGATGGTTTTAAAATTGCCATGCAGACCCTGGACGGGGGGCGCATCGGTATTGCTGCCCAGGCTCTCGGTATAGCCCAGGCCTGCCTGGACGCTTCCATACGCTATGCCAGAGAGCGAGAGCAGTTCGGCAGGCCCATTGGTTCTTTCCAGGCCATCCAGTGGATGCTGGCCGATATGGCCACCCAGATCGAAGCAGCTCGCCTGCTGACTTACCGGGCAGCGTGGCTTAAAGACAGGAAACGCCCGTTCTCACGGGAAGCGGCCATGGCCAAGCTTTTTGCCTCGGAGACGGCCATGCAGCAGGCCATCAAAGCCGTCCAGATCCATGGCGGGTACGGTTACATGAAGGATTATCCCGTAGAACGATTCTTCCGTGATGCCAAAATAACCGAGATATATGAGGGTACATCTGAAGTCCAGCGTCTGGTCATCTCGGCCAGCATGTTACGATAG
- a CDS encoding electron transfer flavoprotein subunit beta/FixA family protein: MRIIVCIKQVPDTTEVRIDPRTGTLIRTGVPSIINPEDLHALEAALAIKDQQGAEVIALSMGPPQAQDALLEALAMGVDRAILLSDRNFAGADTAATSYTLARAIKKIGSFDLVLTGRQAIDGDTAQVGPQLAELLDIPQVTYVQQLSLAPDGTCRLQRALENGYEVVETRLPALFTVVKELNTPRYPSIRGIVRACRQGVTAWTSADIAAVAALTGLNGSPTRVRRTFIPEHKKSCTILNSSPQESCRTLLQHLKERRILKFEQL, from the coding sequence ATGCGCATAATCGTCTGCATCAAGCAAGTGCCCGATACCACGGAAGTGCGCATCGACCCGCGTACCGGTACCCTGATCCGTACAGGCGTACCCAGTATCATCAACCCCGAAGATCTTCACGCCCTGGAGGCGGCCCTGGCTATTAAGGATCAGCAGGGGGCGGAAGTTATTGCCCTGTCCATGGGACCGCCCCAGGCTCAGGATGCCCTGCTGGAAGCCCTGGCCATGGGGGTCGACCGGGCCATTCTCTTAAGCGATCGTAATTTTGCCGGCGCTGACACAGCAGCCACTTCTTATACCCTGGCCCGGGCTATCAAGAAAATAGGTTCTTTTGATCTGGTGCTGACCGGCCGCCAGGCCATTGACGGTGATACAGCCCAGGTGGGCCCCCAATTGGCCGAACTGCTGGATATACCCCAGGTAACCTACGTGCAGCAGTTAAGCCTGGCGCCCGACGGTACCTGTCGCTTACAACGGGCTCTGGAGAATGGCTACGAAGTAGTGGAGACCAGGCTGCCGGCCCTCTTTACAGTAGTCAAAGAACTGAACACCCCGCGCTATCCCTCTATCCGTGGCATTGTCCGCGCTTGCCGGCAGGGCGTCACTGCCTGGACGAGTGCAGACATAGCGGCCGTTGCCGCTCTCACAGGACTTAACGGGTCGCCCACCCGGGTACGCCGGACTTTTATACCGGAGCATAAAAAAAGCTGCACCATCCTTAACAGCTCTCCCCAGGAGAGTTGCCGGACCCTCCTGCAACATCTTAAAGAACGCCGGATCTTGAAATTTGAACAATTATAG
- a CDS encoding electron transfer flavoprotein subunit alpha, with product MRINSDLCTGCRLCVRHCPFDAIEVVDKLARFKDNCNSCGACIEVCKFQAITPDEVPGKSTGRAEEGPVTYAGIWVFAEQRQGRLAGVVLELLGVARELASQCNTEVTAVLLGQGVAGLASQLIACGADRVYLVEHQELASYRTEPYTYILSKLVQEYRPEILLLGATHIGRDLAPRLARRLNTGLTADCTGLAIDPEEKILLQTRPAFGGNLMATIACPHRRPQMATVRPGVIVKLEPDYTRKGEVIRHSYTIPPEVLRTTVLEIVQTTATTVNLEEAEIIIAGGRGLDGPEGFRELEKIAALLGATVGASRGAVEAGWIGREHQVGQTGKTVQPKLYIACGISGAIQHLAGMQRSGCIVAINTDASAPIFRVADYGIVGDVHQILPVLAREMQTLK from the coding sequence ATGCGTATAAATAGTGACCTCTGCACGGGTTGCCGCCTGTGCGTGCGCCACTGCCCCTTTGACGCTATAGAAGTAGTTGATAAACTGGCCCGTTTCAAAGATAACTGTAATAGCTGCGGAGCCTGCATAGAAGTTTGTAAATTCCAGGCTATCACTCCAGATGAGGTCCCAGGAAAGAGTACTGGAAGGGCTGAGGAAGGGCCCGTAACTTATGCAGGCATCTGGGTCTTTGCCGAGCAGCGGCAAGGGCGCCTGGCCGGGGTAGTACTGGAACTCCTGGGCGTCGCCCGGGAACTCGCATCCCAATGTAATACTGAGGTAACTGCCGTACTGTTAGGCCAGGGCGTTGCCGGCCTTGCCAGCCAGCTCATCGCCTGCGGCGCTGATCGTGTTTACCTGGTGGAACACCAGGAGCTGGCCAGTTACCGCACTGAGCCTTATACTTATATTCTCAGCAAGCTGGTGCAGGAATACCGGCCGGAAATCCTCCTCCTTGGTGCTACCCATATCGGCCGTGACCTGGCCCCGCGCCTGGCCCGGCGCCTGAATACCGGCCTGACGGCCGATTGCACTGGTTTAGCCATTGACCCTGAAGAAAAAATTCTCCTCCAGACCCGGCCGGCCTTTGGTGGTAATCTCATGGCCACTATTGCCTGCCCCCACCGGCGGCCCCAGATGGCCACGGTGCGCCCGGGGGTGATAGTGAAATTAGAGCCGGATTACACCCGCAAGGGCGAGGTCATCAGGCATTCTTATACTATTCCCCCCGAAGTTCTGCGAACCACAGTACTGGAAATTGTACAAACAACTGCAACTACAGTAAACCTGGAAGAAGCGGAAATAATTATTGCCGGCGGGCGTGGTTTGGATGGACCGGAAGGCTTCCGGGAGCTAGAAAAAATCGCGGCCCTCCTGGGGGCTACTGTAGGTGCTTCCCGGGGAGCTGTGGAGGCCGGCTGGATTGGCCGCGAGCATCAGGTGGGTCAGACAGGTAAAACTGTGCAGCCCAAACTGTATATAGCTTGCGGCATCTCCGGAGCCATTCAGCACCTTGCCGGCATGCAGCGTTCGGGCTGTATAGTAGCCATTAATACTGACGCCAGCGCTCCTATCTTCAGGGTTGCCGATTACGGCATTGTAGGCGATGTTCATCAGATTCTACCTGTACTGGCCCGAGAAATGCAGACCTTAAAGTAA